A region of the bacterium genome:
GGATGTGCTTTCTGTATTCATGTGTGTCCCTTTGGTGCGATAAATATTCCATGGTCAAGTGTAACAACGGAGGAATTTCAGGAAAGAATTGTTGAGTATGCCTATGGAATAATAAAATTTTATAAGGATAAATTTCTGGCGATAAATTTTTTAACAAATATTGCTGGAGATTGTGATTGCTGTTCAAATCCAGGAGAAATATTATCAAAAGATATAGGTGTATGTGTTTCTGATGATCCGGTTGCAGTTGATAAATGTTCTTCTGATTTAATAAGAGAAATAAATAAAAAGGATGTATTTTTAGAAATAAAGCCGAAAGTAGATTATACTACACAATTTAGATATGCAGAAAAAATTGGACTCGGTACAACAAAATATAAAGTGATTGTATTTTAAAATTTCCTTTCATTAATAATGAAAAAATATGACATTATCGTAATTGGTGGAGGACATGCTGGTATTGAAAGTGTTATGGTCTGTAAAAAGATGGGGATGGAGGTTTTACTTATCACATTTGAAAAAGAAAAGATTGGCTACATGTCCTGTAATCCTGCTATTGGTGGAGTTGGCAAAGGTCAGATAGTTAAAGAAATTGATGCTCTTGGTGGTCAAATGGCAAAAGCAACTGATAAAACAGGTATACAATTCAGAACATTAAATACTTCAAAAGGTCCTGCGGTATGGTCAAGTAGAGCACAGGTTGATAGAAGAAAATATAATGAATATATGAAAAAATTAATTGAAGAAAATGTTGAAATACTTGAAGGAGAGGTTACAGACATAATCGTGAAAAATAAATCTGTTTTAGGAGTTGAAATAAATGGCGAGGAGTTTATATCTTCAAAATGTGTAATCCTTACACCTGGTACTTTTTTAAATGGTGTTATTCATATAGGTTTTGAAAGTTTTTCAGCAGGAAGAATTGAAGATAAAAAAGTAAGTAAGAAATTATCTGATAAACTTAAAGAACTTGGATTTGAAATTATGAGATTTAAAACAGGAACATGTGCTCGTCTTGATGGTAGTACAATTGATTTTTCTTCTCTAACTCCACAATATGGAGATGAAAAAATCAGACCATTTTCTTTTTCAACCGATAAAATTGAAATTGAACAACTTCCCTGTTACATTACCTATACAAATGAGAAAACACATCAGATTATAAAAAAGAACCTTGATAGAAGTCCTTTATTTACAGGGATAATCAAAGGTACAGGAGTAAGGTATTGTCCTTCAATTGAAGATAAAGTTGTAAAATTTCCTCATCATCAGAGACATCATATATTTTTAGAGCCCGAAGGGAAAGATGTAAATATTTATTATCCAAACGGAATTTCTACAAGTTTACCTGTTGATGTTCAGGATGAGTTTATTCATACTATAAAAGGGCTTGAGAATGTTAAAATTTTAAGATATGGTTATGGCATTGAACATGATGTTGTAAATCCTCTGAATATATATCCGACACTTGAGACAAAACTGGTTGAGAATTTATTTTTAGCGGGTCAGATAAATGGAACAACAGGTTATGAAGAGGCGGCTGGTCAGGGATTGATAGCGGGTATAAATGCTTCTTTAAAAGTTAAAAATGAGCGACCTTTAATTCTTGATAGAACAACAAGTTATATAGGTGTTTTAATAGATGATTTGACAACAAAAGGGACAAATGAACCATACAGGATGTTTACTTCAAGGGTTGAATATAGATTGATGATAAGGGAGGATAATGCAGATATAAGATTGAGGGAGATAGGATATAAAATTGGACTTGTAAGTAAAGAGGAATGGGAAAGGACAAGAAAAAAAATTGAAGATATTAAAAAAATTAAAGAAATATTGAAAAGTAGAAAAATTAATGTTGATGGTAAAAATATATCCCTTTTTGAATATGTAAGAAGGCATGAGGTTAAACTTATAGATTTTGTAAGCGATTTCAAGGAGGATACTCTTTTTACTGCAGAGGTTGAAATAAAATATGCTCCTTATATTGAAAGGAATTTAAGAGAAATAGAGGAGTTCAAAAATCTTGAAAGAATAAAAATCCCGTCTGATATTGACTATAATAAAATTCCAGGTCTTTCTCTTGAAATAAAAGAAAAATTGTCAAAATTAAAACCATTAAATCTCGGTCAGGCAAGCAGAATTTCAGGAATAACTCCTTCTGCAATTTCAATTCTTATGGTTTACCTAAAAAAATTTTCTTGAATTTAAATTTGTGATATTTTAATATTTGACAAAAAGGAGGTTTATGGTGAGAAAAGTTAAAGTTGGAATAATTGGAGCAGGTGGAAGAGCAAATTTTCAGGCAAAATCAATTATTGGAAGTCAGATAGGAGAAGTTAAGATTGTTTATTCTCCTTTTCTTGAAGAAGCAAAAAGTTTTTCAGAAAAATACGGGATAGAATATACAGATTCACTTGATGATGTGTTAAATAATCCAGACATTGATGCAATAACAGTTTCTACTCCAAATGCGACTCACTATGAAATTGCTAAAAAGGGGCTTGAAAGTAACAAAAATGTTCTTGTAGAATATCCACCAACTCTAAAACTTGAACAACTTGAGGAACTTATAAATTTAGCAAAAGAAAAAAATCTTGTTTACTGGGTAAGTTTAACCCAACTTCTTGAAAATCCTCATTATACAATAAAGAAAAATTTAAATTTAATAGAAAAGCCCCTATCTTACAATTTTTCCTATATTTCTTCCTTTTTAGGTGGCTGGTATTCTCAAATTTCTCTGTCAGGTCCTGTATATCTCTGGCAACATTTTCATTTTGTAAGTCAATTACTTGATATATGGAAAGATGTGGAAGAAGTGAGTGTTTTTGAAAATATTGAATATTCATCTGAAGGAATTATGTCTTTAACTTTTTCAGTAATGAATATTAAATTTAAATCTGGCATTATATCTACAATTGAATTTGGAATGGGAATAAAAGATGTCTCTGATACAAGGATAAAACTTGTAGGTGATGGAGGGATTTTTTATTATGAAAAGGGAAAACTTTATTTTATAAATAAAAAGGAAGGAAAAAGAGAAATTGAAATGGAAAAAATTGATATTGGAGTTGATACTGTTAATTTTCTAAAAAAAGTTCAGGAAGGTAAATTTAACATAGAAAAGGCATTGGAAGCAAGAGAAATATTAAAAATATGTCTGTGTGCAGAAATATCAGCGAAAGAAAAAAGAATTGTTAAAATGTAATTTTAAAAGGTATAATTTTTATATGAGCGATAGTGAAAATCTGAAAAGAATAAAAAAGATAGTAAAACTAATAAATGATAAAAAGGGTGAAAATGTAGTTGTTCTTGATTTAAAAAATCTTACATGGATTACAGATTACTTTATTATTGCATCAGGGGAGTCATTAATACAGACAAAAGCAATAGCAGAAAATATTATTGAAAACTTAAAAGAAACACCTGTTTCTGTTGAAGGGATAGACGATGGCAGATGGATACTTGTAGATTATGGAGAAATTATAGTACATATTTTTTTAATTGAAACAAGAAATTATTATAAACTTGAAAAACTTTGGGCAGAAGCAAGGATAGTTGAAATTTAAGATTTTTTTATTGTATTTATATAATCTATTAATTTGTTAAATGTTTCAGCAAAAGGTTTCAAAAAGTCCTTCTTTCTTAATTTTATATATTCAACACTTTTACCTTCTATAATTTCATTTAAAGATTTTTCAATTCTATATAATGGGCCAACGATTCTGTGTAAAAATCTTATTTCAAGGTAAAAAGTAAGAAATATAAGCAATAACATAAGAATTCCAATTCTTTTCAAAAGAAGAATATTAATATTTTTAATTATTTCATATGCATTTATAATCTTCTTTTCAAGTTCAAGTTGAGATAAAATTGTATTTAAAGTGATAAAGTATGTAAGGCCTCCAATAAGGATTATAGCTATTATGATAAAATAAATTGTAATACCACTAAAAATAAACTGGACAGGTTTGTTTATAAGATACTTCTTCCTTCTATTTTTTTTCATTTTTCACCTCTTATTCCTGAAAATTTGGATATTTATTTGAAACCCAAACAATATCCTTATTGTATCCTTTTCCACTTTCTTTCCCATCTTTACCATAACTTCCAACTATAAAATATTCACCTGTTGGCATATTATCAACAATTATACTGAAATATAAAAAATCTCCAGGTGTACTCCTTGCCCATGTCAAAGTATTATTCTCATCTTTAAGTGTTACTTCCTTTTCTATTATCTGTGGTTTGGGTTTATTTCTAAATTCATTTTCTTTTACAACTTCAACTCCATTTATATAAATTGAGCAGGAAGTTACACCGTAATTTTCAACTCTTATTCTACCTTTTCCTTCTATTGCATCAAAATTTGCTGTATAAGTATCCGGTTTTCCATGAACCCTTGGTAATTTTGGAGAAGAAAAGACGGTTGTAGGAGGGATTTTGTAGAAATATGGATTTCCCCATGGGTCAAAAGGAATTTTGTTTGTATATGGACCATTCCATCCTTTTTCCTGTAATTTTGGAGGTGAATTGAGTGTTAAATCAGAGAGAAATGCAGGGTAATATCCAGTATCATTTTTTATCTGTTCAAGTAAAAGAGCAAGTTGTGAAATCTGTACTTTTGCACTCATAACCTTTGCTCTATCCATAACATTTTTAACACCTAAAAAAATACCTGTTGCAAGTAAAATAAATATAACTAAACCTACAATCAGTTCCGTTAAAACATATCCTTTTTTCAATTTTCCCTCCTAACTAATTTTACCTACTTTTATTCTTTATTGTCAATTTTCAATTTTTTTTGTATAATTTTTTATATGGAAATAAACAGAAAAATATTCAGGGAATATGATATAAGGGGTATTTATGAAGATGACTTAAAAGGGGACTTACCTTACTACATTGGAAAAGCATTTGGTTCTTATATTAAAAGGCAAAACATTGGAAATGTTTGTGTTGGTGGTGATAACAGATTTACAACTCCTGAGATTAAAGAAAAATTGATAAAAGGTCTTATTGATACTGGCTGTGAAGTAGTTGATATAGGAATTATTCCAACTCCTCTTTTATATTTTTCTGTCCACTTTTATAAATATGGTTCAGGTATTATGGTTACTGCAAGCCATAATCCACCTCAATTCAATGGTTTTAAAATGGTTGTAGGAAATAAAAGTTTGTATGGAAAGGAAATTCAAAAAATAGCAGATATAATTGAAAAAGAGGATTTTGAAAAAGGGAATGGAAAGTTAGATAAAAAAGATGTGATTGATGAATATATAAAATTTATGGTTGAAAAATTTAAATTTAATAAAAAACTAAAAGTTGGTGTGGATACAGGAAATGGAACAGTAGGTCCTTTGATAGAGAAATTGTTCAGAAAACTTAATGTTGAATTTGTTGGATTATATCTTGAAAGCGATGGTAATTTTCCAAATCATCTTCCTGACCCTGTAGTTCCTGAAAATTTAAAGGACCTGATAGAAATAGTTAAAGAAAATAATCTTGACTGTGGTTTTGGATTTGATGGAGATGGAGACCGTCTTGCAGTAGTTGATGAAAATGGAGATATTCTCTGGGGTGATAAATTAATGATAGTATATTCAAAAGATATTCTTATTAAAAACAAAGGTGCAAAGATTATTTTTGATGTTAAATGTTCCAAATCCCTTGAAGAAGTGATAGAAAAACTCGGAGGAAAACCGGTTATGTGGAAAACGGGTCATTCTTTAATTGAAAACAAACTTCATGAAGAAAAATCACCTCTTGCAGGAGAACTTTCAGGGCATTTATACTTTGCCGATGAATATTTCGGTTATGATGATGCAATATATGCTTGCCTGAGATTATTAAGGATTATGGATAAAGAGAATAAGAAACTATCTGAATTTTTCAAAGATGTAAAAAAATATTATTCAACACCTGAAATAAGAATTGAAGTTTCTGATGAAGAAAAATTTGAAATAGTTGAAAAGGTAAAAAAGTTCTATGCGGGAAAATATAGAATAAACGATATTGATGGTGTTAAGGTTTATTATCCCTCTGGATGGGCATTACTGAGAGCATCAAATACCCAGCCAGCACTTGTGGTTAGAATTGAAGGAGAAACAGAGGAAGATCTTAATAAAATAAAAAGAGAATTTATTGAAAAAATTGGAAATTTTAAATAATTTTTTAAAAGACTAAAAATGACAGTTGAAAACCCTTGTCCGTCAATTATTTTCCAAGCCCACCTTAAAGGTGGGAGAAAGGGGGGATGAAAAATGAAATGTCCGTTGAGATTGAGAATTCAGAAAAGACCTCTTGGAGAAGCAGCATTTGGAGTGCCTGAGCAGGTGGAAGATTTTGATATGTGCATAGAAGAAAATTGTGCGTGGTGGGATGAGAAAAATAAAAGTTGTTTGGTAAGACATCTGATTTCAATAGATGAAAAACTTGAAATTTTAAAGAGTAAAATTTAAAAAATTTAAAGGAGAGAAACGATGAGAAATCTAATTTTAATTTTTATAGCATGTTTGTGTTTTATTCTATCAGGAGGTGAATTAATTAAAGCACCTGATTTTGTTTTAAATTCAATTGATGGTAAAGAAATAAAACTTTCCAATTATAAGGATAAAAAAGTTATTTTGAATTTCTGGGCTACTCTTTGTCCTCCATGCAAAGAGGAAATTCCCTATTTTGTTAAATTCTATAATGAAAACAAAAATAAAATTGAGATTATTGGAATTGAACTAACAGGGAAGAAAAAAGAAATTGAACAGATTGTGAAGAAATATAATATCAGTTATCCCATTTGTATAAGTGATGGAAAGATAGAAAATTTATACGGAGGTATTAGATTTGTTCCAACTACATTTGTAATAGATGAAAAAGGTTATATAATTTTAAAGAAAGTGGGTTTGATGACCGAAGAGGAATTGAAAGGGATTATTAAAAATGAAAAGAAATGAAATAATAAAAATTTTAAAGGAAAAAGAAAATATCAGGGATGACCAGATAGAAATAGTATTGAAGGAAAAAGAAAAAACAGGTACTCCTTTTGGTTATTTACTCATTAAATTTGGACTTTTATCTGCTGAAAGATGGTATAATTTTGCTTTAAAAGAACTTAAATGTATTCCTGTTCAGTTAAGTCAGATGAATATAGATAAAGAAATTTTAAAAATGCTTCCTGAATTTACATGCAGAAAATATAGAGTCATTCCAATATTTAGGGGAAATAATAAACTTGTCTGTGCAATGGTTGACCCGGTAGATGAAGATGTTATAAATGAAATAAAAAAGATATCAGGAATGGAAATTGAAACAAGATTGGTTAAAGAATATGAAGTGAAGGAAATAATAGAAACAGTAATATCACAGGGTGGAATTGATGTTATTTCTCCTATAGAAAAAAAAGAAATGCCTGAAAAAGTATTTAAGCCAATAAGAGTAAGGGAAGTTTCAGAATCGTCAGCTGTTAGTGTAGTTGAAGAACTTGTTACAAAAGCAATGGAATTGAAAGCAACAGATATTCATCTTGAAATAGAAGAAGAAGGTTTGAGATTGAGATACAGAATAAACGGGCTTCTTTATGAATTTCCACCTCCTCCTCTTGAACTTTATTCTTCAATTGTTTCTCATATAAAAGTACTTTCAAATCTTGATATAGCAGAAAAAAGGGTTCCTCAGGATGGTTATTTTAAAATGAAATTATATGGAAGAGATGTTGATTTAAGAGTTTCAACCTTTCCAACAATTTTTGGAGAAATGGTTGCTTTAAGAGTTCTGGATAAAAAAAACATAATTTCGGGTCTGGAACAACTTGGTTTTTTTCCCGAAGTTCTTCACAGGTGGAGAATCCTTCTCGATGAACCTTACGGTATGATTCTGGTTACAGGTCCAACAGGTAGTGGTAAAACAACAACTTTATATTCTTCATTAAATGAACTTGATAGTACTCACAGAAAAATTATAACAGTAGAAGACCCTGTGGAATACCATCTTAAAAATGTTAATCAAACACAGATAAATCCAAAATCAGGTTTAACTTTTTCAATTGCATTGAGGTCAATCTTAAGACAGGACCCGGATATAATAATGGTTGGTGAAATAAGAGATATAGAAACAGCAGAAATTGCTTTTAGAGCAGCACAGACAGGCCATCTTGTTTTGTCCACTTTACATACAAATACAGCCCCAGGTGCAATTATCCGACTTCTGGATATGGGAGTTGAATCATATTTGATTTCTTCTTCTTTAATAGGAGTATTAAATCAAAGATTAGTAAGGAGTATATGCGTTTCATGCAAGGAAGAATATAAACCATACCCTGAAGAAATAAAAATGCTTGACCCATCATTACTTGAAAAAGATAATTTGAAATTTTATAGAGGAAAGGGTTGTCATTTATGTAATGGAACCGGTTATGGTGGAAGAACAGGTATTTTTGAATTGATGGTTATAAATGAAGAGTTAAGAAGAGTGATAATAAAAAATCCTGATATGATAGAAATAAAAGAAATTGCTAAAAAGTCCGGTATGGAGTCACTGCGAGAAGACGGGATAAAAAAAGTTCTTGCAGGAATAACAACAATTTCAGAAGTTCTTTATACAACAAGAAAAGAGGATTAGAGTCAGTAATTTAGAGCATCTCTTTTGAGTTGATGAGCAAGTTCTTTAATATATTTTTTAAGATTTTCAAGTGAAAAATAATCCATTTCTGTAAATTCCAATCCACAGAAAAAAATGTTTCTCTTTTTATTTATGTATTTCGGTTTACATTTTACACTGAAAGAATAACTTTTACGGTTTATTATAAAATCAGTTTTTAATTCATAGAAAAAATTTATATTTAAGGCAATAGGGGTTTCAACTTTAGTACCTGAAAAAGAAATATCTATAATATTTCCTATGATTACTTCTTTATGAAATTTATAAGGGATTTTGGTTAGAATACATTTAATAAAAGGTGTTTCAAATCTCTCTTTTTTTCTTTTTTCTGTTAGAATATCTGTTTCAGGTAAAAATAACATTCTTTCAATACCCTGAGAAAAAATTTTCCCCGAAATAAAAAATTCCAAACCGTTTTTCTCAAAAAAAATTTCTCCTCTTTTACCCAGTTCTACAGGAATTGTTTTTGTTCTATGAGGGACAGAAATTATCATTTTTCCCCATTTATCTATATCAATTATTTCTCCATCTATTTTTTCATTATCTATAAAAATTTTAACTTTTTTAATTTCCCTTACATCCTCAATTCTCATTAATATTTCCCCTTTAATTCTATTTTACCCTTGACATTTTTAAAATAGCAATATTTGATGAAAAAAAAATAAAAATGGTTTATAATAGAAATGTTTAGGAGAAAAAAAATGGAAAAAATTAGGTCTGGTTATGTTTTAAAAGGATATATATTGAAAGAAATGGTTGGTTCTGGCGGATTTTCAACAGTTTATCGTGCTGAATCAATTGAGCCCTTGCCTTTATACAATTCAATTATTGCTGTTAAGGTTTTACATCCGAGACGATTTGAAAGAAACCAAATTAAACAGTTTATAAAAGAGGGAAAAATAGCAAAATCACTTGAACATCCTAATATAGTTAAGGTTTTTGATGTTGTTCAGGAAAATGGGAATTTTTTTATTTTAATGGAATATCTTGATACTGATTTGATAAAAGCCATCAGAACAAAAAAATATCTTTTTAACGAGAAAAATGTAATTGATATAATTATAAAAGCAGCAAAAGGGATTGCTTATATACATCAAAATGGAATAGTTCATAAAGATATAAATCCTTCAAATATTCTAATAACTTATTCACTTGAAAAAATTAAAATTACGGACTTCGGGCTTTCAAAAGTTGATAGGGGAATTTTAAATAGAGGGGAATTTAGGGGAGGAACAGAAGGATATGTAGCACCTGAGATTTATAAAGGAAAAAAAGCAGATAAAAAAAGTGATATTTATTCTTTTGGAAAGACAATTGAAAAAATTTATAGAGAATTGAATTTTCCTTTTCCAGAAAAAATAAAAAATATAGTTAAAATAGCAACAGAGCCTGAACCTGAAAATAGATTTGAAAGTATGGAAGGGATTATTTATATACTTGAGACCAGGAAAATTGAATGATTAAGTTTGTTTATTCTGAAGAATTCTTAAAATACAGAGAAATTTCCCATCCTGATTCACCTGAAAGAGTAGAAAGTATAGTTAATTATTTACAAAAAAAGGGTAATTTTAGATTTGTAGAACCCAATCCCTGTATGGAAGAAGATTTATATCTTGTTCATACTCCTGAAATGGTAAAAAAAGTAAAAGAAAACGATTTTTTTGACCCTGATTGTCCAAATATACCGAATATATTTTATTATGCCTGTTTATCCGCAGGAGCAGCAATAAGAGCAAGTGAAATAGCACTTTCAGGTGAAATTGGTTTTTCTCTTGGAAGGCCACCGGGACATCATGCAGGTAAAAATAATATAGGCGGTTTTTGTTATTTCAATAATATAGCAATTTCTGTAAAGAAACTCCTTTTAGAAAATTATAAAGTTGCAGTTCTTGATATAGATGGACATCATGGTAATGGAACAGAAGAAATTTTAAAAAATGAAAAAGATGTTATATTTGTTTCAATTCATCAATATCCTGCTTATCCTGGAACAGGTAAATATTCTTTTGAAAATTGTTATAATTTCCCAATTCCACCTTATACAAGTTCAAAAAAATATATGGAAAAGTTTGACAGATGTCTTGAAATAATAAAAGATTTTTCACCTGATATAATAGGTGTTTCATGTGGTTTTGATGCTTTTAAAGAAGACCCTTTATTACAACTTTCTTTAACTGAAACAGATTATTATATTATTGGTAAAAAAATTGCTTCTCTCGGCAAAAAAATATTTTTGATTTTAGAAGGTGGTTATAATATATTTAAAATAGGTAATCTTGTTTATTGTTTTGTTTCTGGATTTGAAAAAGTATTAAAAATGGAGGCAAGCAATGATAGAAAAAAGATTGATTGATGGACTTAAAAATCCTGATGTAATTTATAGAAGTGCTCCTTTCTGGTCGTGGAATGATGATTTGAAAATAGAACAGTTGAAATATCAGGTTGATAAAATGAAAGAGGGTGGTTTTGGAGGGGGTTTTATGCATTCAAGAATAGGACTTATTACTTCTTATTTATCAGATGAATGGATGGATTGTATAAAAGAGGTGGTTAAATATGCTAAAGAAAATGGAATGAAAATGTATTTATACGATGAAGATAGATGGCCAAGTGGTTTTGCAGGTGGTATTGTTGCAAAGAAAAAGGAAAATAGAATTAAGATTTTAAAGGTCTGGAAAAGGGGTAAAAAGTGGATGAAAAAGGTTTTAGAAGGTGTAAAATCTGACTGGTATAATGGTTTGACATATGTTGATACAATGAATGAAAAAACAATAAATGATTTTATAAAATCAACCTATGAAAAATATGTTAAATTTTTAAAAAACTATATTCCTAATACTGTCCCAGCAATTTTTACAGATGAACCAAATTATTTTCACGGAAGAACTGTAAATAAGAATGATAAAAATTTTTATTACTTCCCATGGACAAAAAATTTAAGAAAAATTTTTAAATCAAAATTTGGTTATGATATCTATGAAAGAATAAATTTGTTAATTGAAGAAAAGGAAGATTATGAAAAAGTAAGATATGATTATTCAAGGTTAATAAGTGAATTATTTATAGAAAATTTTGGAGAAAATATTTATAATTTCTGTGAAAAAAATAGGATTTCACTTACAGGTCATTATCTTGGAGAAGATACCATTAAAACACAGATTTCAGTTGTTGGAGATGTTATGTCTTTATATGAATTCATGCAATGGCCTGGTGTTGACCATCTTGGCAGAAATTTAAAAAATCCTTTAACTTTAAAACAATGTAGTTCTGTATCCAATCAACTTGGAAAAGAAAGAGTATTAAGTGAATTATATGGATGTTCAGGACAGAATTTTACTCTTGCAGAAAGAAAGTGGATTGGTGACTGGCATATTTCTCTTGGAATAAATTTTTTCTGTCCACATCTGTATTTGTATTCTTTAAAAGGATGCAGAAAAAGAGATTTTCCGCCAACAATTTCTCATCATCAACCATACTGGGGATATCAGAAAGAACTTGAAGATTATTTTGCTCGACTTAACTTTATTATGAGTCAGGGAAAATTTCTTGCAAATATTCTTGTAATTCATCCAGTTGAAACTGGCTGGAGTTTAAAAGGAAGTGAAAAACTTACAGATTATGATGAAGAACTTTCTCAATTGACACAGAAACTTCTTGAAAACAACTTTGAATATGAATTTGGAAGTGAAAAATTGATTGAAAAGTATGGAGAGGTTAAGGATGGGAAATTTAAAATAGGAAGAGGTGAATATGAATATATAATTTTACCGGCAATGACAACTTTAAGGGAAAAAACATTAAAACTGATTGAAGAGTTTATTAATCAGGGTGGGAAAGTTTTTGCTTCAGAAAAATTCTTTCCATATTTAATAGAAGGAGAGAGAAAAGATATTAGTATTAAGAGAAGTTGTATTTTATATTCTTCTATTCAATCCCTGATTAAAGAATTAAAAAATGTAGTTGAAAGAGATTTTGAAATTTATGGAGATAATAATCAGGAAATTTTAGATATTTTTATTCACAGAAGAAAAATTGATGAAGATATTGAAGCAATTTTTTTGAATAATATTTCACTTGATAAATCATATAAGGTTTTTATAAATTTGAAATATGAGGGAAAAGTTTACAGTTTGGATTTGTTTAATGGAAAAATAAATGTTAAAGGTGTGAAAAAAGAGAAAAAAGGTATTTTAATTGAAGATTATTTTCCACCTGTCGGTTCTTCTCTTTTTTTGATTGA
Encoded here:
- a CDS encoding serine/threonine-protein kinase; the encoded protein is MEKIRSGYVLKGYILKEMVGSGGFSTVYRAESIEPLPLYNSIIAVKVLHPRRFERNQIKQFIKEGKIAKSLEHPNIVKVFDVVQENGNFFILMEYLDTDLIKAIRTKKYLFNEKNVIDIIIKAAKGIAYIHQNGIVHKDINPSNILITYSLEKIKITDFGLSKVDRGILNRGEFRGGTEGYVAPEIYKGKKADKKSDIYSFGKTIEKIYRELNFPFPEKIKNIVKIATEPEPENRFESMEGIIYILETRKIE
- a CDS encoding histone deacetylase family protein, producing the protein MIKFVYSEEFLKYREISHPDSPERVESIVNYLQKKGNFRFVEPNPCMEEDLYLVHTPEMVKKVKENDFFDPDCPNIPNIFYYACLSAGAAIRASEIALSGEIGFSLGRPPGHHAGKNNIGGFCYFNNIAISVKKLLLENYKVAVLDIDGHHGNGTEEILKNEKDVIFVSIHQYPAYPGTGKYSFENCYNFPIPPYTSSKKYMEKFDRCLEIIKDFSPDIIGVSCGFDAFKEDPLLQLSLTETDYYIIGKKIASLGKKIFLILEGGYNIFKIGNLVYCFVSGFEKVLKMEASNDRKKID
- a CDS encoding glycosyl hydrolase codes for the protein MIEKRLIDGLKNPDVIYRSAPFWSWNDDLKIEQLKYQVDKMKEGGFGGGFMHSRIGLITSYLSDEWMDCIKEVVKYAKENGMKMYLYDEDRWPSGFAGGIVAKKKENRIKILKVWKRGKKWMKKVLEGVKSDWYNGLTYVDTMNEKTINDFIKSTYEKYVKFLKNYIPNTVPAIFTDEPNYFHGRTVNKNDKNFYYFPWTKNLRKIFKSKFGYDIYERINLLIEEKEDYEKVRYDYSRLISELFIENFGENIYNFCEKNRISLTGHYLGEDTIKTQISVVGDVMSLYEFMQWPGVDHLGRNLKNPLTLKQCSSVSNQLGKERVLSELYGCSGQNFTLAERKWIGDWHISLGINFFCPHLYLYSLKGCRKRDFPPTISHHQPYWGYQKELEDYFARLNFIMSQGKFLANILVIHPVETGWSLKGSEKLTDYDEELSQLTQKLLENNFEYEFGSEKLIEKYGEVKDGKFKIGRGEYEYIILPAMTTLREKTLKLIEEFINQGGKVFASEKFFPYLIEGERKDISIKRSCILYSSIQSLIKELKNVVERDFEIYGDNNQEILDIFIHRRKIDEDIEAIFLNNISLDKSYKVFINLKYEGKVYSLDLFNGKINVKGVKKEKKGILIEDYFPPVGSSLFLIDKSESPLILNENRKEEKILKSYIENWKIEPLSENVLVIDMCKFKKKKDKRWSGKMPVLQIQQLFEKENVRQKIKLLFEFENENFSNDLYLVVEQLEKYNLKINNKILKKDCMEEWLDPSFKKIKIPKNYIKRGKNKIEMDVTFIPPEFKNTLIFRKDGIEIENIYLLGNFVVKAKKVEYKNGGYYLNNFTIAVKEKEINEDDINLQGYPFYSGSIKAFKEIEIKDIKKTFLKFEEFKCVVAKIKINEKQKGIVYLPPYEIEITEYLKEGKNIIEIELFSSLRNLLGPHHLKEHNPEFVGPFSFVDWGKKWFKSKDRTVDYSVLPFGIGKICLIEKNG